The Alistipes finegoldii DSM 17242 DNA segment GCGAGCTTTTCGGCGGGTTCGCACCGGGCATAGCCGATCACCAGCCCCTGCAGCATCCGCTCTTCGAAATAGAAATCCTCGGCTTCGGCCAGATATGCGCGCCAGTCCCCGGCGGCGATCTCCTTGGCGATGCTGCGCAATACGGGCAGGCGTATGCCCAGCACGTTTTCGACGCCCGGCATCAGCGCCGAGGTGAATTTCATGTATTTAGGCTCGGTGAGTTCGAGCAGTTGTTCACGCAGCGTCATCGTTTGCCGAATTTGGGGGTTATGCCGATGAAAAAGGAGACGTTGAGCCGCGGCATGGGGCGCGAAAGCACCGATTCGTACTCCTCGTTGAGCAGGTTGTGGATGCAGCCTTTGAGCGAGAACGACGCCCATTTGCAGTCGAGTCCCTTTTCGAGCGAGAGGTCGCTCATGAAGTAGGGTTTCACGCGGCCCAAGACGCCGAGGTCGTTGCTCGACATGGTGTAACGTTCGCTGTACCAGTTCCATTTGTAGGTCAGCTCCCACCGCCGCCACTCGACGCGCGCCGTGAGGGCCGCCGAATAGACGGGAATGTAGACGAGCTGTTTGCCGACCGATTCGTCGGCCGGGCTGAACGGATCGCCCCGGTTGATCGAACGGGTCCATGCGAAATTGCCGTCGAGGAGCAGTCGCCAGCCGCCCGAAGTCTCGGCTTCGGCCGAGAGTTTGGCTTCGACGCCGTAACTGTGGACGCGGCGGATGTTGATCGGGGTGTAGATACCCAGTTTGGGACTGCCTATCCAGAGTATCCAGTCGTCGATGCGCGAATCGAACGCCGTGGCCGACGCGCGCAGCGAACGGGCGTCGCCTTTGAGCGTCGTTTCCAAGCCCGCGTCGAACGTCCAGCCCCGTTCGGGTTTGAGGTTCTTGTTGCCGCCGGGACGGAAGTAGAGGTCGTTGAGCGTGGGGTAGCGGTAGTTGCGGGCGGCCGAAGCCCGGACGACCACGCTGCCGCGTTTCGAGAGCACGTAGTCCGCGAACAGCGCCGGGATGACGGGCGTGGTACGGTCTCCGTATAACTCCCACCGCAGGTCGGCGGCGACGCCCAGCCGCGGCACGGGACGCCATTTCACGGCGGCGAACGCCGAAAGTTCGAACCGCTCCTGCCGGTAGAGCGTATCGGCCCGCAGGCCGTTGTTGCCGATCACCGAGAGGTCGCCGCTGCGCACCCGGTGCTGATGGAGGGCGGCGTTGGCCGAGAAGAGCCACTTCTCGCCGAGCGCATATTCGGCTTCGGCCTTGGCGAAGAGCGTGTGAATGCGGCTCCGGGCGTCGGTATTGACGACGAACTGCCCTTTGCCTTCGGGGTCCTGCTTGAGCAGGTAGCGCAGATCGGTGTAGGTGTAACCCGCGCGTGCGCCGAGTTTCAGTCCGTTGCGCAGCCGCTCCCAGCCTGCCACGGCCCGCAGCGTGCGCTCGTCCTGCGTATTCTGTTTCTGTTTGCTTTTGTTGCGGTCGGACGTGAGCATCGCCAGTCCGCGGTGCGAATCGAGGTACCATGCCGCCAGCGAGAACCGGTCGCCGCCGCGCGTGGTGTAATAGAGTTCCTGCATGACGTGCAGGTCGCGGAATCCGCCGTTGCGGTTGCGCTGCAGGGGGTAATATTCGCCGACGATTTGGCCGTCGTCGTCGGTTACGAACTCTTTCGAGTTGTAGTTGCGGAAGCGGAAATCATTGTCCGAGGTGCTGTAGAGCACGCGCGTCGAACTGCTCCACCGCGCGCCTCCGTAGGTCAGGTGCAGGAATTCGTCGAACGTGGCGAACGACCCGATGCCCTGCACGTAACGCAGCCCCAATCCCTGCTCCGCGGGGGCTTTGGTCGCCAGCGTCACCGCGCCGCCCAGCCCGCCGCCGGTGACGCCCACCGAGCTGGCTCCGTGATAGATCGTCGCGTCGTCGATGAAATAGGCGGGTATCAGCGAAAAATCGACCTGTCCGAGCATCGGCGAATTGACCTTCATGTCGTTCCACGTCACCTGCGTGTGCGAGGGCGCCGTGCCGCGGAACGAGGCGGTCGCGAGCGTTGCGCGGCCGTAGGATTTGATGAAGATGGTCGAACCCGTCGCCAGGGCGTCGGCCAGCGATGCGGTGATGTTTTCGCGCAGGACGAGCGTGTCCAGCTCGGTGCGCTGTACGCCGATCTCCTTCATCGGGCGGCGTCCCGAAATATCGACCGACTCGATGGCGATGGTGCGGGCCGTCGAGTCACGCTGCGCCGCGGCGGGCAGGGCGCAGGTCAGGCAGAGGAGTATCGTCGCGGTGCGCAGCACGCGGTCAGTTGCGTTTGGTTACGGTCCGGTAGCAGCCGATGCCGCACACTTCGGTCGAAATCTCGCCGATCAGCGGGGCTTTGGCGTTCACGCCCGTCTGCACCTTGATGAAGTCGATCTGCTGCAAGTTGGCGGGCGAACCGTCGGCCGTCACGGCGTCGCTGATGCGCAGGCGGTTGGTCGTTCCGATCCGGTCCACCGTCGAGAAGTTGTCGGCGTAGCCCCATGCGAACGCCTGAGGTCTCCACTGTCCGTCGGCCTGTTCGACGTTGTCGCGCAGCCGCGTGCCCGTGAATTTCAGGTCGGCGGACTCGATCCATGCCGGGCAGTAGGACGCCTGCGTATGTTCGTCCATTCGGTCGATCGTGCCGCTGCCGCCCCGGTCGTCGGTCCATGCGGCGGAGCCGTCGGCGAGCGGCGTGTAGGTGACCGCATATCCCCGGATCGTCGCGGCGTTGTCGTACTCGCTGCCTTTCAGCTCGTACCACGTGTCGTCGGGCACTCCGTTGCCGTTGGCGTCCTGCATGACCCAGACGACGCCCGGCTCGGACGAGGTGTTCATGGCGTTGCCCTTGACGTAAAGGTCGTAACCGCCCGTGTTGGGTACCGGCTCGGCGAATGCCGCGACGAGGTATCCGCCCCATCCGCCGAGCGAAACCCAGTTGTTCTCGGCGAAGCGCGCGGCAGCGTACCGGCAGGCTTTCTCCGGCGTATCCACGTTGTCGAACGCGCCGCCGGAGCGCGCCTCTTCGTTGATGAACTGTCCCGGTGCGGGAGTGTATTCGAGAATCCGGGCCACGGGTTCGTCCGTCTGCGTGGTCGTGATCTCTTCGCCGGAGTTGCAGGCGGCCAGCAGAAGAGCCGCCAGAGGGAATGCGTATTTTTTCATCTTCTTCGAATGTTTTTTACGGTTTGAAACAGAACGATCCGGGGGTGATGCCGACGCGTATCGTGTCGATGGCCGCGCCCCGCGCCGTGAAGCGGTAGACCACGCCGTGCTGGACGTAGTCGATGGCGTCGGCCACGTAGACCTCCGAGGTCAGCGGATCGACCGCCACTTCGTAATAGGTGGTCTGCGTATAGGGCAGGAACGGCGTGACGGGCAGCTCCTCGGCGTCGACCCGCATGCGCCAGACGTCGCGGTTGATGAAGTAGAGCGTGTCGCGCGTGCCGTTGAGGGTGACCGACGAGGGATGGTCGCCCGCGGCGAACGTATAGGTCTGCTCGACGCGGCGCGTGGCGGCGTCGATGCGGTAGAGCGCCGCCGGAATGCCTGCGGTGCGTCCGTCGGTGACGGTCCAGAGTTTGCCGAAGCGGTCGAGGACCAGCGACGAAGGCTGCGGCCCGACCTCGATCGAGTCCACCAGCGTTTCGCGTGCGGCGTCCACGACCAGAATCTTGTCGTCGTACGACCAGCAGTTTACGAACACTTCGTCGCCCCACTGCACCATCTGTTCGGTCGATTTGTGGCCGTTCATCGGAATCCGGCCGCGGATACGGTTGCTGCGGGAATCCACGACCGTGATGCGCGGATCGTAAAGGTCGGTGATATAGGCCGTCGTGTCGTTGGGGAAGTGGATGTAACGCGGCGAGACGACCCCTTCGATCACTCCCGTGACGCGGAAAGTCGCCGGGTCGATGACATAGACCGCGCCCGAATTGTTCACCACGACGTATCCGCGTCCTTTGTGGAGGGTCATGGACTGGGCGACGTCGCCCAGTTTCATGCCGTTCGCGCGGATGAAGATTTCGTTTTCGACAGTTCGCGCCGCAGGATCGTAGAACGACAGCGAAGCGTTGTCCCAGCCGAAGTTGCCCTCGCACGTGATGAACACGCCGCGCTGCGACTGTGCGAACGGCTCTTCATGCAGCGGTCCGTAGTCCATGCAGGCGCAGCAGAATCCTGCGCCGGCGCATAGAACCGCCATATGTCGTAAAACGCGTTTCATCGGCTTTCAAATGACTGCGGCTGGTACGGGCGGACGTGTCGTATGCTGATTTTGGCGACGGCCTGCTGCGCCCCATTCTCCGCAGGGTGCATAATGGTTGAACGGCATGCGGCAGGTCTTCTGACTCGTTACCGTTCCGGCGCCTTCCCGTCCCGGAGGACAGTGGCCAAAGAGTGCCGGAACATGTTGCGTAACTTACAGCAGCGGGAACTGTTGCCGGATTTCACGGCATTCCCTTTTAATCCCCGCGCCCTTCCGGGGCGTTTCGGGAACCGATGCGACGCAAAAGTAATCTTTTTTCGAGACATGCCCCAAAGATTCGGACGAAAATATTAACTTTGTTGAGTAAATTGCGGCTCTGCGGACTCCGGCGAGGGTGATCGGCGGAGCTGTTGTGAAAAAAAGATTAACTTTGCCCGAAAATCGGATGTTATGACGGTTGAGATACGACGGATAACCCAAGTCTCGGATGCGCTCGAAGAGGCGTTCGCGCGGCTGATGCCGCAGCTTTCGCCGCGGCTGGGCGCGCCCTCCCGCGAGGTGTTGCGGCGTGTGGCCGGAAGCGAAACCGGGGCGTTGCTGGCCGCTGTGGCCGGGGAACGCATCGTCGGGGTGCTGATGCTGGCGTGGTACGATGCGCCTTCGGGGCGCAAGGCGTGGATCGAGGACGTCGTGGTGGACGGCGCGGCACGCGGCTGCGGCGCGGGCGATGCGCTGGTGCGCGCCGCCGTGGAGCATGCGGCCCGCATCGGCGCCGGGAAGGTGATGCTGACGTCGAACCCGGCGCGCGAAGCCGCTAGGGCGCTTTATCGCAAAGTCGGATTCGAAGAGGTGGAAACCACGGTTTTCGCCTTTAAAACAGATAAGTGATGAAAAAATTCGTGAAGATTGCGGCCATCGTGGTGGCCGTCGTGCTGGTGATCGCTCTGGTGGCGCCGATGGTGCTGCGGGGCAAGATCGCCGAGATTGTGAAGCGTGAGGCCAATGCGATGCTCGATGCGCGGCTCGATTTCGAGAAGCTGGACATCAGCCTGTTGCGCCATTTTCCCCGTGCTTCGCTCGACCTGAAGGGACTGACGCTGGTGGGCGAGGAGCCTTTCGCGGGCGATACGATCGTCGCCGCGCAGCGGATTTCGGTGGTCGTGAACGTGATGTCGCTTTTCGGCGACGAGGGGTTCGAGGTGACGAAGATCATCCTTTCGGAGCCTGCGCTCCATGCGCACAAACTCGCCGACGGCAGGGTGAACTGGGACGTTATGAAGGCTTCGGAAGAGGCTCAGGGCGAAGAGGAAAGCCCCGCCGATGCGGAACCTTCGTCGTTCCGCCTTTCGGTCCGCGACTTCAGGATCAGCGACGCGTCGATCCGTTACGAGGACGATTCGACGGGCATGCGCTTCTCGACCGCACCGCTGTCGCTCCGTCTGCGGGGCGATATGTCGGCCGACCAGACCGACCTCGACCTGCGGCTGACGGCCAAGGGCATGCGGCTGGTTTCGGGCGGTATTCCGATGCTCAGCGGCGCCGAAGCGGAGCTGGATGCGGTGATTGCGGCCGATCTGGCGAACAGCCGCTTTACCTTCTCGCAGAACAAACTGCGCCTGAACGCCATCGAGGTAGGTCTCGACGGCTGGGTGGAGCTGAAAGACGACGCCGTGGCCATGGACGTCACGGCCGGCTGCGACAAGGTGCAGTTCAAGGACGTGCTTTCGCTC contains these protein-coding regions:
- a CDS encoding TonB-dependent receptor plug domain-containing protein, whose protein sequence is MRTATILLCLTCALPAAAQRDSTARTIAIESVDISGRRPMKEIGVQRTELDTLVLRENITASLADALATGSTIFIKSYGRATLATASFRGTAPSHTQVTWNDMKVNSPMLGQVDFSLIPAYFIDDATIYHGASSVGVTGGGLGGAVTLATKAPAEQGLGLRYVQGIGSFATFDEFLHLTYGGARWSSSTRVLYSTSDNDFRFRNYNSKEFVTDDDGQIVGEYYPLQRNRNGGFRDLHVMQELYYTTRGGDRFSLAAWYLDSHRGLAMLTSDRNKSKQKQNTQDERTLRAVAGWERLRNGLKLGARAGYTYTDLRYLLKQDPEGKGQFVVNTDARSRIHTLFAKAEAEYALGEKWLFSANAALHQHRVRSGDLSVIGNNGLRADTLYRQERFELSAFAAVKWRPVPRLGVAADLRWELYGDRTTPVIPALFADYVLSKRGSVVVRASAARNYRYPTLNDLYFRPGGNKNLKPERGWTFDAGLETTLKGDARSLRASATAFDSRIDDWILWIGSPKLGIYTPINIRRVHSYGVEAKLSAEAETSGGWRLLLDGNFAWTRSINRGDPFSPADESVGKQLVYIPVYSAALTARVEWRRWELTYKWNWYSERYTMSSNDLGVLGRVKPYFMSDLSLEKGLDCKWASFSLKGCIHNLLNEEYESVLSRPMPRLNVSFFIGITPKFGKR
- a CDS encoding YncE family protein; its protein translation is MAVLCAGAGFCCACMDYGPLHEEPFAQSQRGVFITCEGNFGWDNASLSFYDPAARTVENEIFIRANGMKLGDVAQSMTLHKGRGYVVVNNSGAVYVIDPATFRVTGVIEGVVSPRYIHFPNDTTAYITDLYDPRITVVDSRSNRIRGRIPMNGHKSTEQMVQWGDEVFVNCWSYDDKILVVDAARETLVDSIEVGPQPSSLVLDRFGKLWTVTDGRTAGIPAALYRIDAATRRVEQTYTFAAGDHPSSVTLNGTRDTLYFINRDVWRMRVDAEELPVTPFLPYTQTTYYEVAVDPLTSEVYVADAIDYVQHGVVYRFTARGAAIDTIRVGITPGSFCFKP
- a CDS encoding GNAT family N-acetyltransferase, whose amino-acid sequence is MTVEIRRITQVSDALEEAFARLMPQLSPRLGAPSREVLRRVAGSETGALLAAVAGERIVGVLMLAWYDAPSGRKAWIEDVVVDGAARGCGAGDALVRAAVEHAARIGAGKVMLTSNPAREAARALYRKVGFEEVETTVFAFKTDK